From the genome of Acidobacteriota bacterium, one region includes:
- a CDS encoding SUMF1/EgtB/PvdO family nonheme iron enzyme, whose product MTSRKTTRALFLAAVLCAAGPMRGDPAPELRNLVLSGGPAGRETAITGLVFDNGTTLRLEKAFPLFTLLLDDKPSSSDGLPLGISLEIERDEVFRPGFRLSVVFRNTSENTIKIENLVPLGEGGDRAFITAGLPYVRPHYLSRTLLYRPGLNPLGVVLPDNAWHLGFCSVDIADGPSLTALARRRAHEKAEIRRWAAVLEPGGRLEYSLWFETHPGGWRRGLEIMFRERYLHDLDDFDDTLFRRPDLHWIRKAYLMLLQFAWDHGYYDREAGRYAFDETLTAWDRFLGGFDIYTIWPTWPRLGLDSRNQWDMYRELPGGLAELRRQVDLAHSLGKKYFISYNPWDESTRHEDHLAGMESMLRTLDADGIVLDTRGDSSRELQETADRVKPGIIMYSEGMAVPKDMPGIVSGRVHDALYIPPPLNLNKFIKPDFAIFRVLQLAEGPLRRESSVALFNGYGVEINTMRPGRPEWIEEELRHLGRTTKILRENSDVFVDLSWQPLIPTMIDDVWVNRWTAEGKTVFTVFSLKPDGFKGALFEAEKREGLRLVSLWNHEELDWVEQDDRFYVPVDVGAFSRADLGTRLEGGVDCVAVLPKILLAEPDRGFLTMEAPEAPPGSRIVVTAGNPTYEAHSVSFDTERRTIVLHEHLGFHEEKIVVQLFDGGGALLDQRVFRLPLGHPRLISKIEKTPAASRAPEGMVEIPAGTFIFATAGNPDDANPVIPYPDTKRPQNLNMPRFYMDRYPVTNAQFQDFLKASKYRPQDASNFLKHWENGKPPAGRENHPVVWICPEDARAYAAWAGKRLPTEAEWQYASQGTDGRKFPWGNETEPDRCNDRLNRTTPVDAYPAGASPFGVMDLVGNVWQLTGDLYDNGVYAYTIIRGGSHYAPETSVWYVKSGPLAVDRVQIHLLIAPGLDRSATVGFRCVKDAF is encoded by the coding sequence ATGACATCCCGAAAAACAACACGCGCTCTGTTCCTGGCGGCTGTCTTATGCGCCGCAGGCCCGATGAGAGGGGATCCGGCCCCCGAGCTCCGAAACCTCGTTTTATCCGGCGGCCCGGCCGGACGGGAAACGGCGATCACGGGATTGGTTTTTGACAATGGAACAACCCTTCGCCTCGAAAAGGCTTTCCCCCTGTTCACTCTTCTCCTCGACGACAAACCGTCCTCGTCCGACGGACTTCCCCTCGGCATTTCGCTCGAAATCGAACGCGATGAAGTCTTCCGTCCCGGATTCCGGCTGTCCGTCGTCTTTCGGAACACCTCCGAAAACACCATCAAGATCGAAAACCTCGTGCCGCTCGGCGAAGGCGGCGACCGCGCCTTCATAACGGCCGGTCTGCCCTACGTGCGGCCCCATTACTTAAGCCGGACCCTTCTTTATCGGCCGGGGTTGAATCCGCTCGGCGTCGTTCTTCCCGACAACGCCTGGCATCTGGGGTTCTGTTCGGTCGATATTGCGGACGGCCCTTCGCTGACGGCCCTGGCCCGTCGCAGGGCCCACGAAAAGGCGGAGATTCGGCGTTGGGCGGCCGTTCTCGAACCCGGAGGCCGCCTGGAATACAGCCTCTGGTTCGAGACTCATCCCGGGGGCTGGCGCCGCGGTCTGGAGATCATGTTCCGTGAAAGATATCTTCATGACCTGGACGACTTCGACGATACTCTCTTCCGGAGGCCCGATCTCCACTGGATCCGGAAAGCCTATCTCATGCTTCTCCAGTTCGCCTGGGACCACGGCTACTACGACCGCGAGGCCGGGCGATACGCCTTCGACGAGACGCTCACGGCCTGGGACCGCTTTCTCGGCGGGTTCGACATCTACACCATCTGGCCGACCTGGCCCCGTCTCGGCCTCGACTCCCGAAATCAGTGGGACATGTACCGGGAACTTCCGGGCGGTCTCGCCGAGCTTCGACGCCAGGTCGATCTCGCCCACAGTCTGGGGAAAAAGTATTTCATCTCCTACAATCCCTGGGACGAGAGCACACGTCACGAGGATCACCTGGCCGGCATGGAATCCATGCTTCGCACCCTCGACGCCGACGGCATCGTCCTCGATACACGCGGCGACTCCAGCCGCGAGCTTCAGGAAACGGCCGACCGGGTCAAACCCGGCATCATCATGTACAGCGAGGGAATGGCCGTGCCGAAGGACATGCCGGGAATTGTCTCCGGGCGCGTCCACGACGCCCTCTACATACCGCCGCCGCTGAACCTCAACAAGTTCATCAAGCCGGATTTTGCGATCTTCCGCGTTCTCCAACTGGCCGAGGGTCCGCTCCGCCGGGAATCTTCCGTGGCGCTTTTCAACGGGTATGGCGTCGAGATCAACACCATGCGGCCCGGCCGCCCGGAATGGATCGAGGAGGAACTTCGCCATCTCGGCCGGACAACGAAGATCCTCCGCGAAAACTCCGATGTCTTCGTCGACCTGTCGTGGCAGCCTCTCATTCCGACGATGATCGACGATGTTTGGGTCAACCGGTGGACCGCTGAGGGCAAGACGGTTTTTACCGTGTTCAGCCTGAAACCCGACGGGTTTAAGGGGGCGCTCTTCGAAGCTGAAAAGCGCGAAGGACTCCGCCTTGTCAGCCTCTGGAACCATGAGGAGTTGGACTGGGTCGAGCAGGACGATCGTTTTTACGTCCCGGTTGATGTTGGGGCTTTCAGCCGGGCTGATCTCGGCACAAGGCTTGAAGGCGGCGTCGATTGTGTGGCCGTTTTGCCGAAGATTCTCTTGGCCGAACCGGACCGGGGATTCCTGACAATGGAAGCGCCGGAGGCGCCGCCGGGAAGCCGGATCGTCGTCACGGCGGGAAATCCGACTTACGAGGCGCATTCGGTCTCATTCGACACCGAACGACGGACGATCGTTCTCCACGAGCATCTCGGCTTCCACGAGGAAAAAATCGTCGTCCAGTTATTCGACGGCGGCGGCGCGCTTCTCGACCAGCGGGTCTTTCGTCTGCCGCTCGGACATCCCCGGCTCATTTCAAAGATCGAGAAGACCCCGGCCGCCTCCCGAGCGCCCGAAGGCATGGTCGAAATCCCGGCCGGAACGTTTATCTTTGCCACGGCCGGAAACCCCGACGACGCCAACCCCGTCATCCCCTATCCCGACACCAAGCGGCCGCAGAACCTGAATATGCCCCGATTCTACATGGACCGCTATCCCGTGACCAATGCTCAATTTCAGGATTTTCTCAAGGCTTCAAAATACCGGCCTCAAGACGCATCCAATTTCCTGAAACACTGGGAGAACGGCAAGCCTCCGGCGGGACGGGAGAATCACCCCGTCGTCTGGATTTGCCCTGAGGATGCCCGGGCCTATGCCGCATGGGCCGGGAAACGCCTGCCGACCGAAGCCGAATGGCAATATGCCTCCCAGGGAACGGACGGCCGCAAGTTTCCCTGGGGAAACGAGACGGAACCGGATCGCTGCAACGACCGGCTGAACCGGACGACTCCCGTGGATGCCTATCCCGCAGGCGCAAGCCCCTTTGGGGTCATGGACCTCGTTGGAAACGTCTGGCAACTTACGGGCGACCTCTACGACAACGGCGTCTATGCCTACACGATCATCCGGGGCGGCAGCCACTATGCCCCGGAAACGAGCGTCTGGTACGTCAAGAGCGGCCCGCTGGCCGTCGATCGCGTCCAGATCCATCTGCTCATCGCGCCCGGCCTCGACCGCTCGGCCACGGTCGGCTTCCGCTGCGTCAAGGACGCTTTTTAA
- a CDS encoding substrate-binding domain-containing protein, giving the protein MKRFLSLVLIASVASAAACRDAGKTTSEFEEKGRPEKILTIGMSQCNLGEPWRVQMNQDIRTEADLHPEIRVIFKDAQNDSLRQRSHIEEYVSAGVDAIIVSPKEAAPLTPPIAAAYERGIPVIVLDRRVLGDRYTCFIGADNKSIGRAAGEWIVGRLGGKGRVVELKGLMTSTPGQDRHTGFREGIRGSEIEIVFEADMKWLEPDARKEMESALARFDRIDLVYAHNDPGARGAYLAARAANREKSMIFVGIDALPYEGQAYVRQGILEASFEYPTGGKEAVLAVLDILKGRSVDKEIVLPSRVFTTKNIDAGGEWITSEGDTLEQDR; this is encoded by the coding sequence ATGAAGAGATTCCTGAGTCTCGTCCTTATTGCCTCCGTCGCCTCCGCGGCCGCCTGCCGCGATGCCGGGAAGACGACATCGGAATTTGAAGAGAAAGGCCGCCCGGAAAAAATCCTGACTATCGGCATGAGCCAATGCAACCTCGGCGAGCCTTGGCGTGTGCAGATGAACCAGGATATCAGAACGGAAGCCGATCTTCATCCGGAAATCCGCGTGATTTTCAAGGACGCCCAGAACGATTCGCTGCGGCAGAGATCTCATATCGAAGAATACGTCAGTGCCGGAGTGGATGCCATCATCGTCTCTCCCAAGGAAGCGGCCCCTCTGACTCCTCCGATCGCGGCGGCCTACGAACGGGGCATTCCGGTCATCGTTCTCGACCGCCGGGTCCTCGGCGACCGCTACACCTGTTTCATCGGAGCGGACAACAAGTCCATCGGCCGGGCGGCCGGCGAATGGATCGTCGGGCGTTTGGGCGGGAAGGGCCGTGTCGTTGAACTCAAGGGCCTGATGACCTCGACTCCCGGCCAGGACCGGCACACCGGCTTCCGTGAAGGCATCCGGGGAAGCGAAATCGAAATCGTCTTCGAGGCCGACATGAAATGGCTGGAGCCCGATGCCCGCAAGGAAATGGAATCGGCCCTGGCCCGATTCGACAGGATCGATCTCGTCTATGCCCACAACGATCCCGGCGCCCGCGGCGCCTACCTCGCCGCCCGGGCCGCGAACCGGGAAAAGAGCATGATTTTCGTCGGGATTGACGCCCTTCCTTATGAAGGTCAGGCCTATGTGCGCCAGGGCATCCTGGAGGCCAGTTTTGAATACCCGACGGGAGGCAAAGAGGCGGTGCTTGCGGTTCTCGACATTCTGAAGGGCCGGAGCGTCGATAAGGAAATTGTTCTGCCCTCCCGGGTTTTCACGACAAAGAACATCGATGCGGGAGGCGAATGGATCACAAGTGAAGGAGACACCCTTGAACAAGATCGTTGA
- a CDS encoding ABC transporter permease, translated as MTIHLRSSAVRALIALIFVLALGALFNAEGAFFKWDTHRDMLRHISVFGILACGLTLVIITAGIDLSVGSLLGFTAVLFALLSLRLELSAWLAVPACLAAGALCGCVSGGLIAKFRIQPFIATLAMMVFARGMAKSISGGQKITTAILRPDGTYHYADVPGVFAFLNSKILGQNIAVVTLIFLLCILVCWIILSRLRWGRYIYAVGGNEEAARLSGVPVAATKILAYGLSGFFCAVAGLCQAAQELQGDPETGISYELTAIAIVVIGGTNLMGGRGGIGLTFIGAMTIGYLEKILSINAVGEAGRLMLTGAIIVGAVLFQKYRK; from the coding sequence ATGACGATTCATCTCCGCTCGTCCGCCGTGCGGGCCTTGATCGCCCTGATCTTCGTTCTGGCCCTGGGCGCCCTGTTCAACGCCGAGGGCGCCTTTTTCAAGTGGGACACCCACCGAGACATGCTCCGGCATATCTCGGTTTTCGGCATTCTGGCCTGCGGCTTGACCCTGGTCATCATCACCGCCGGAATCGACCTCTCCGTGGGAAGTCTATTGGGTTTCACGGCGGTTCTTTTCGCCCTGCTGTCTCTTCGCCTGGAATTGTCCGCCTGGCTGGCCGTGCCCGCCTGCCTGGCCGCCGGCGCGTTGTGCGGGTGCGTTTCGGGAGGCCTGATCGCCAAATTCCGCATCCAGCCTTTTATCGCCACTCTGGCCATGATGGTCTTCGCCCGGGGAATGGCCAAATCGATCTCCGGAGGGCAGAAAATCACTACGGCGATTCTGCGGCCTGACGGAACATATCATTACGCCGACGTTCCGGGCGTCTTTGCTTTTCTGAATTCCAAGATCCTGGGGCAAAACATTGCCGTCGTCACATTGATTTTTCTGCTCTGCATCCTGGTCTGTTGGATTATTTTGTCCCGCCTTCGCTGGGGGCGTTACATCTATGCCGTCGGCGGCAACGAAGAGGCGGCCCGGTTGTCCGGCGTGCCCGTTGCGGCAACCAAGATTCTGGCCTACGGGCTGAGCGGATTTTTCTGCGCCGTGGCCGGGCTTTGTCAGGCGGCCCAGGAACTTCAGGGAGATCCCGAAACGGGGATCAGTTACGAACTGACGGCCATTGCCATTGTCGTCATCGGAGGCACGAATCTGATGGGAGGGCGAGGCGGCATCGGGCTGACATTCATCGGAGCGATGACCATCGGCTACCTGGAAAAAATCCTCAGCATCAACGCCGTCGGCGAAGCCGGACGATTGATGCTGACGGGCGCCATCATCGTCGGGGCCGTCCTTTTTCAGAAATACCGGAAATAA